In Ascaphus truei isolate aAscTru1 chromosome 2, aAscTru1.hap1, whole genome shotgun sequence, the genomic stretch gcgtcataccagacaactgtgggcatagtgggcggggtctcgcaatctacattctcgcgggccttgacccagtttctctatgcactcaatagacgcgctaggaattatattcattttcctacagaggcaacagagtggctggaagtcaggactggcttttataatatagcagggataccatctgtgctgggtgcaatcgattgcacacatgttgctttgattgcacctagtcagagtgagcatgtgtaccgcaatcggaagcactaccattcactcaatgtacaggtggtatgtgatgccacgatgaggataatgcatgtggtacccaagttccctggttccagtcacgattcctctatcctgaggaactcttcagtcttccatgcgttcgaagagggacattttgaacctggttggctgctgggtgagtacatatttacatgttctaacacaaaacacatgttgatttaggaatgttggcattgtacaatttgatcactaatgtcagcttatgtgtgctccattcattataggtgactcaggatacggaattaggccgtggctcttgactccggtgctaaaccctcaaactgaagcagaggacaggtacaatgcagcccatatatctacaagatctgttatagagaggacatttggcctactcaagaccaggtttaggtgtctggacagaactggtggggctcttctatacaagcctcaaaaagtgtctgatattatccttgcctgttgcattttgcacaatgttgcactcaggcacaatgtacagtcagacctagctgaggctttggtagacgagcatcccacccatgtagctgctgaaaatgaacaaacagccagtggtggccagacacgacagaatctcatcaattcatttttttcttgtaagtacaaactcatatgttcctagtactacttttatagtttaattatgttatattaacaataatgtttctttatataaccttctgttaggacacagatgaatatgggttgcacacctttcttttctctgctgtgtgcacaaagggatgtggcaccggtatgttattgttgcacaggttatataatccctcttcaattgtactttagttgtgtgtatgtgaatacaacttgggtaacaaagcaataatattttagcattgtgttattccttatgctaagacaaaacacatattatgcccataatcattcatgcttctagtatgcttacatacaatgttattggtgcagtgtaacatgtacatccagatgatgtgtacaccaggctgatttacattttgaatgtcattaaatatacatggtgttgcacatttaacaccaaatacacactttgatgtgttctttacggtactgaagatggcatgtcaatgtttgcaatttatatattgttcctttgcattataggtatatttgcagtatgactgatcatggtatgtatatttgctgacatctctcataagatgtggctacctcaatcttcctataattattggaactaaaaacccaacatattggtttaaacacaaatgttacatatatgtactttctgtatcatgtatatgcatttagctactcttgagctttcatgtgcattgtattacaaaatgattactcacatttcatcacattttatgtatgtttccttataatttccattaatgtaatatagaggtggttggagaaaaggggataactgtacttatttgtttacttacgggagcacattcatcactagcatagacacactttttaagacaactgtttgtgtctctatcaattggtgtaggatccatgtataacaccgacaaatgataacaccagctttattatggtagcttatatcatcatattgactatactatgtattgctaaacgattaataaacacagtaaactatagttagttaggttaatgaaatatacacagaaacgtacttcataacatgatggtgatgtcatattcagaacatcatgcattggaggggaccataacatctggccagtaacattatttgctacagtcccaaaccattttatctacatacccatgtaacaagagattttaaaaataaatggctacttggttgtaagtgtcctttacattgggagaaggagtggctcactgagtaaagacacacactggcactgatagtttgaagcaggggagtctggttcaattcccggtgtgggctccttgtgaccttggccaagtcactttatctccctgtgcctcatgcggcaaaaaaacatttgtacgttccacgggccagggacctcaggctgaaacatgtgtctgtaaatcgctgcgtacaactagcagccctatacatgaacatgctcatattattattattattgttacatagtttcgacagtcatacgttccattacatattagaatacacaaatgtgttagcagagtgggaatggttgttatatataaaacacaccatgtcataaaatgttagtagtcattaaagaacactcaataaaaattcatgaagcactattttgcaacatcattatgttaattaagtgcttatgcaatataggcataagggtatcacatttttaattgtttgttaataagcgctgcaagcaatataaaattagttccatatgtagtatagtagtcggtggctcctcctcacaatcatctcatataaaggtagactctactgaaatcatacattgatccgattgtatcttccccgacatctctgaaatacagcaaacacatgatggtcaaatatggcaccttactagatatgcatccgtgacaacgcgttacgcagctctatatgattgtgtagatacacacgtcagtcacttatatgttagaagtaaaactgttcatcagtatgtaatgtttctttaaatttgtagcaggcataactatgtataagaagtgaacgttgcctgtatactgaaagatgtgcgcgcacatctttgtgtgcgcacgcacttcacgcttggctccactaactgttagcgcatgcgcaaaacaaagcgtacgttgtgcgttcaatacatgttgaaaataccagtaaacataacatctttatttcaaatacaatgaagacgaaactacattcgttctaaacgagtacatctgtattctttttaaacagacgtgtttgaacagaaagcacggccgataacacaatgcgcaaatgcaatacgtgtgacgtcatgttaagccagcgtgaaacgcacgctaacactcctcccactcaattaacattcggctaacgcccagggtacgcctacaaacactgagccgcacgcatcacacactgcagttaccgttactataacaaaacatgacagccaataggctttgaggcgcgcacgtcgcttgggggcgggacttacatcactaatcctttttaaggacgccttggcccatgacaagggtcccacgtcatacgtggtggacccggttttcaatgttgtagatgttgcatgataacaaaacaggtatgtgttagagtaatggaaaaatgttgctaatatgtttaaagggataggaaagtacgtatatttattccgtcagcaatgtgtactactctttcaggtcctactatattgtattaggaaacaatttgtttgtgatcgctacatgttatgcagtctgcaatgttacgctgtatccacgcattgaaagtgaaaatggtggttacaaaaaaaaaaaaaatttaaacgcagagtcaacgcataacgattgttatatttaccattcttctagaattaactcttcgcctggctgcaactggtcgctccagaaatgcaaggcattttcatccacgcttaacccaaccgctgaatccagtatggcacatatctgctccaggatgcgctcataggaatcgccactgctttcttcaaataattggtcgggaggtaggttcatttcttcgggttcccattccaatgcattttcagctgaaaggcttggtacataatcatagtacttttgttcttgtacaatgtgggtttcaggaatggaggctgcagatattgcagcacgtatcgattcaaacggatcagtagtagcggatacattgctattgccattaggaataaatatgcctttcacgacaatataagtgccgtctttcaggagaaattgtttttccggggcaatcttccagaaaccataggtgtgttgtagcttatcctggtcacgttcaaaaaagtcattacttgataaagtgaatcttattgaggaattaaaattccgtgcatgcttacggtcttggtaataaggatattttgctcgaatgaaatcatcgatttggcgtgtgcttgctttctgtccgcgactgttcaagatggcttcacagatcatgtacttataccctaaaaggggattaatattgttaacgaattcatcagccatgtctgagtagcacaaaagctgtgtgcaggtctgtgttatttgctcatcaaaatgaatgtgctgaatggctaacaaactcctgtttttccttgtcaaggtcaacaaaactaactactttgactccttatttcaaacgccaattgaatttgtttgtctaattgggttaacagttgtggttcgtgatatgggactgtgggagaaacatttctccttcttttatctcgtttgtgaaaaacatccctagactttgaatgcgttcacatagtatTTTTTTGAACACTAACAAAggccactgtgtgaaaatatttcttagccaggcatatcagtaaaaacacacctgcaaaaagaaatgtttttttccccgcttacatttctgtgtgtatgtgaaagtctggttaactccctgtctgcatgagtttaaatacgtgtgtatatatatatatatatatatataaatatatctcttataaaaatatatatatatttatatattatattttatttttttttatattgcaggagtacacacaacattgatggcattaagtataccttgtatgaaacctatttaaatggtgagaaacatgattgaattaagtaataaacatttgtttaagcacaatactgttagagtctcatacttaggatatttctcaaacattaggcctgtattattaaaatagtgttttcacaaggaagcatgaagtgtattagtttgtgtataccagtttatatagtactatatatatatgtatgtatgtatgtatatatatatatatatatatatatatgtatatatatatatatatatacatacacatatacatatatatatatacatacacatatatatatactcacacactcacactcacactcactcagtgtgtgtgtgtgtgtgtgtgtgtatatatattattatacattctgagatgttatagaaacgaacacacaactgattaaaggacaaaattacaatggccaagcaaggcaaaggtaagtaataatttacacataatcctgctgtacacgtacaagaaagatgtttgcagttacttaggtgtttttataattgcatgtgactaatatgcatatgcaattcttacatcaattaacacacccaaatgcaatgttttgctgcaaagtcaatggcagcttctctaaacttagcaactggctcctggtggaccattactgaacagacgattacaacataaatatttataacacaattaattatgagtgttaacatttccaaaacttcacgtgtacaagaacatagttgaaagtttggaaacaacacagtcttcagcatacatacaatagtaattagataatctgaagtcaacaaaacaaggccaaagacatattttctgaattataacatttattttttttgttccttttgcgagcgagtaacaggcctgcttgttgtctcttgaattttcctttttcttttgccaccaactttaggcacaacagagccactttgagtggcctctggcacttcacgggcagggcttgtggccagtgactgttcacctacggggcttgtggccagtgactcacctacagggcttgtggccagtgactcacctacagggcttttgggcagtgattcacctacagggcttttgggcagcgactcacctacagggcttttgggcagcgactcacctacagggcttttgggcagcgactcacctacagggcttttgggcagcgactcacctacagggcttttgggtagtgactgttcacggacagggcttgtgtcagtgggcacatgtgagcaagttggtagacactgcacaagtgatggttggtctgtttcatgtgtgtcttttgttgtttttgaccaaaaactggtcagtagtaactgcttgtgttttctttttgtggcctcctttgtaggtgtcagctgcttaatttgtacagatggcagcggtaggatggcgtcaggaacctgcacagcaatgtctgctacttgaccggtaacatttgggcctggtgaatgaatatcagaagcatgtggtgaaaactgacctgcatgaacagatcctgcctgtgaggtgttgaatagtggtacattagtcattctccagtaattagcttgtgtttgctgaacaactaatgcttcgaatgaggtgttgattttttgcaactgtttaggcacttcaatgaagactctgtggagatgtgccaattgtgatactgtttcttcctgcagtccaatcatcctttccagcactgtcatcatgtctgaatggcgacgattttctgcgtccactatttttccctctgaagctacaattgcatcgtatgtggaagttgatggacgatttggcggtacaacagtttctattggcacctcttcatggtcacatgattgtatttcagtctcttctgtggcgtcatcctcatcatactcatcatcctcatcaccatgatgttctaaaaagaaatgtacacattattaaatggcatgttaatgtatgctgtgttactatgtaattgtactgtgtcctaagtaacacctaacatgttagcatacgttttataacctcattaaaaactaccttgacttacgaataatgtttggactcagtatgaaatatgaatgaatgaaaagttgctctaaactcagaagtcctacatgataattaacatcactaacacaatacatgttgccttacacttaatttgcactgacactaagtaatcctatttaaagaagatgtgcaaaacaaataatgcacatgacaacataacatatagaagagcacatattatatggccagcaaatgatacactcaccttctagtagtgttgagctggctgacccaggtgaagacacttgttccatctcaggtgacacatgtcctccaggggcaactatatataacaataacataagttttacatttacatgtgtaaatattgaacaaacacttattgtatgttctgtatttatgattaactaacaacatcagttccttaaccgaaaatgtgtgtgaaagtgaacataaatagttgtaataacactgtacatgcctgtgtacttagaatttttgagttccctaacatacaacatactatgtttctgcagtaatgcgtgaggataaatagattaaatgagtacataaaaatcatatgttgtgtagtgatatcagtatcataatgtacataactatcatgagatgaccattcacaatggttatcatgaaggtggtcatattgcaaaaagtgttgtttttggtagaggatatgtgtggtacattaatcgaagatgtggcacacctgaatgtggctgtgactcaacaagacaacacatgcagtgtgtgataatgtgtctttgatagtagttcaactatagatatgagtgaactaatgtgtgacgtacgctttgataagtaatgagttgttggggcatttagtagctagagttaagctttcaaatgagtgtgattaacttcagttgtgctattcaggttgtaagaaaggtattcccttccccaaaaagcctaatcagccacacctttcaatgacttgaaacaggtgcaaatggtgtgaactaagttgaccgtgaaatgaggctgtaattagtgtgtgtgctgaaccccaccccctctgttgaagtgtatgctgtgatgagatattaattgcagctgctttaacacaatggtagatgagctaagtagtcatctgcagtgtttaagttatgaaaacaatgacataacatatgatacgtgtgcctcattatgctgtctgtatatgacattaagcaaaaatggaccttttcataagcaactatagatgtgttagtgccagtgatgtttgtaggccgttacatgcaatttctttgatgcatgcttaaaataggcagtaatgtcatgtttgtcggagtaaaatcaataaaatacacaataatatgatacatatttctgttctgtacctgtagctactaataatttctcatgaacatgtgttacacatgtgtagtaccctgttgttccccatcttcgcccaccatcaattgcttccactgcagctatgcattttgggaattcacatgtaaatgagcacgcaatggcacgtgctatattagttactgcttttagtaggactactacatatatgtctattttaagatatatatatatacagaatcagacatatacatatatagatgcaggtatgcttatattgtgaagacagtataaaaagcagtgtaaatatgcagaataactgtaagcaacgacacgcctagtacagtaatatttatcacctgctggaaattgtgacggataaattccaatgtcacggtcaccagccaagccttccacgacgacggtaagtaattttggccgaagcagctcctccaatggagtcaatatgagacgttgtggtgtgggcccacctccagtgccagtagcatgcacgcgttggtcttgtattttctttttcaatttggacctaatatcatcaaatcttttccgacaatgatacttgtccctgacactattcccacaggcattgacaccaatgactattgtgtcccacatttcttttttgcttgctgcacttgtccgcccttgaaaaacatataaaagatatgaggtaaattaataataatataagcaccagtttcctacactgctagctgttccaagagatagcaaacatgctgttttatgtgtaatatgtgaagcacatgagcattcactactaaacctatacatgtaagcaaggttgcattcatattgtatgcagttctggcaaattgaccgcctgtgtttatttgtccttgtaaggcatgataaaaagctgtgtttccacactaatgaacatagaaagatattgtgtacccatatttgcatatgaacaaaactcagatgacctaggatcacatgtatttgaataataaatgtaaagttacacttacctactaaatgtccatagagactgtcatagtgctccagaatgccagtgacaagagccctattttcctggtcattgaagcgaggattacgtggcttctccacacgtttcttccgagcaggtttagggtcagagcttggctggtgctgactggactctccttcttccaatggaagagcctccaaaagctggccaccagcaagcacgccaccaccagacaccccatcagcaactgcgccaccagcagcactcccagcaccagcactcccactcctagcaccagcactcccactcctagcaccagcactcacactcctagcaccagcactcacactcctagcaccagcactcccagcaccagcactcccactcacagcaacagcactcccactcccaacaacagcactcccactcccaacaacagcactcccactcccagcaacaacactcgcaGCACccgcactcccactcccagcaacagcactcccactcccagcaacagcactcccactcccagcaacaccactcggtgcaccagcaacatcactcccctgaacagtacgttcactccgacgcgtactcccacgagtagcactcccactcccaccagcatcactcttcccacgcttt encodes the following:
- the LOC142474931 gene encoding uncharacterized protein LOC142474931 translates to MLLLYIVAPGGHVSPEMEQVSSPGSASSTLLEEHHGDEDDEYDEDDATEETEIQSCDHEEVPIETVVPPNRPSTSTYDAIVASEGKIVDAENRRHSDMMTVLERMIGLQEETVSQLAHLHRVFIEVPKQLQKINTSFEALVVQQTQANYWRMTNVPLFNTSQAGSVHAGQFSPHASDIHSPGPNVTGQVADIAVQVPDAILPLPSVQIKQLTPTKEATKRKHKQLLLTSFWSKTTKDTHETDQPSLVQCLPTCSHVPTDTSPVREQSLPKSPVGESLPKSPVGESLPKSPVGESLPKSPVGESLPKSPVGESLPKSPVGESLATSPVGESLATSPVGEQSLATSPAREVPEATQSGSVVPKVGGKRKRKIQETTSRPVTRSQKEQKK